Genomic segment of Pseudomonadota bacterium:
CGATGAGGCCCGCGGCAATGCAGACGGCATAGAGTGGGAAATTGCCATGGATTCCATAGAATCCGGTCGTGAACAGCAAAGAACTCTTAAAGTCAGTGCACGCAGTTTCAATTCTTTGGCAGAATTTCTCGCCCCGGCTAATGTTAAGGGACAGAAGATGCTCATGGTGGATCGCAATATGTGGTTTGCAAAACCGGGTCTTTCAAAAGCCGTTCCCATCTCTCCAAGGCAGAAACTCCTTGGCGGCGCTGCTAATGGCGACATTGCTTCAACGAACTATGCCGGTGATTACAAGATCAGCCATGTCTCGGATGGCATGGCCAACAAAGAATCATGCTACCTCTTTGACCTTACGGCAATCGATAAGAAAGCTACCTATGACAGCATCAAGTACTGGATATCCAAAGAACGCTTAGTTGGAGTAAAGGCAGAATTTTATACGGTATCAGGAAAGATGTTCAAGACCGCTATCTTTGAATACAACAACAGTATCAGCGTTGAGGGTGAAGCTCGCCCATTCATCTCCAGAATGCTAATCACGAGCGCCATTATAAAGGAGGATGTAACTACCATGAACTTTAGGAAAGTTTCTTTCAGGAAAATCCCTGACTCGATGTTCAACTTGAACCTTCTGGTGAAGTAGGACTGACAGGATGAGACCTCGTGCTTCAATTCCCGTATGTTTATTTTCAGCAGCTTTAGTATTTATGGCAGTCTTGATATGGCCAGGAACAGGATTTGCCGACACAGATGCAGAACCAGTCAAAACAGGGAAAACCTTTGCCGAACAATTTGCCATGGAATTCAGAGTGCTCACATACGGAATTCTCCAGGAGCCTTCCTATTCCACGCAAAATCCGGGAAATAACTTCCTCCGGATGCCCCGTTATCTCGGCGATATGGAACTGAGGCCCGATCTGAGGTTCAACAGGGATTCTCTGGAGCTTATGGTCAAACCGAGAATGAGGCTTGAATACAGCGCCTGGACAGGCGCAGGAATGCGCGAGCAAGGGTCGAATTGGGATGATGACTGGTATATCAATGAGTGGCTGGCCCGGGTGAAGGTGCGGGAAAACCTTTTCGTCTCCTATGGACGTGAAAATCTTCAGTGGGGACCCTCTTTCCTTTTTTCTCCCTCGAATCCATTCTTCCCTGACAATGGCCGCCGTAACCCCTATCTTGAAGTGCCTGGTTCTGATTTTGCCCGGCTTGTCTGGATTCCAGGGAGTTCCTGGACTTTTTCTTTAATTGCCAATACTGAAGAGGGCCGCAGCAAACCTATCGGCCCCGACCCTTTTGAAAAAATATATGCTGCAAAGATCGATTATACGGGCAGGGAGAATTACGCCTCTCTGATCCTCTCTCATAAGGAACGTACAGGGAATACGATGGGTTTTATGGGTGGGTGGACCTTAACGGATGCTGTTCTTTTCTATGCAGAGGGCGCGATAATTGAGGGCAGCAGGTCCCTCTATCCGGAAAGAGAACGCTCTTTCTTTGGATCGTCCATGCAGCAGATCTATAAAGACAGCAATACTCTGAAACCGGTTATTCTTATAGGAGGTTCCTATACCTTTGAGTCAAAGGGAACCTTGACTTTGGAATATGCATATAACGGCCAGGGCTACAACGATGCTCAAGCGGATAGATATTATGCCCTGAGGCGCAGTGCGGCAAATGTCCTGGCCTCGGGCAACATGATGACAGGACTTTCGCAGATGACCCTTGGTCAAACCGCCAATACAGGACTCAAGTTTCTGCGAAGGAATTACCTATTGTTTCAATATTTACAGAACAATATCAAAAATGTTATTGACCTGACTCTGCGGTGGACTCAGAACCTCGATGACGCCTCTTGCCAATTTACAACGCTTGTGACATACTATCTTGGCAATCATATGGAACTATTTTCTGTGGGCACGATAAGCGGCGGCGGCAAAAATACGGAGTTTGGGAGCACCATTAATTATCAATTGATGACGGGGATAAAATACACCTTTTGAGACAGAAATGACGAACAAACTAAACACGGAACCATCAACAAGTCTTATGAGGAAACATCTTGATGCCAGACATATACTGCTGGATTACCTCTATACAATCATCATATCGGTTCTGATTGCCCTGTTTCTCACCATTGTCGGTATCTCAAAGCCGTTTCTGCCCAATCTTGTCATGTCCCTCTCCTTTGGGGTTTCAATTTGCACCCTT
This window contains:
- a CDS encoding outer membrane lipoprotein-sorting protein, which encodes MNCKQVRTYIVILECVIALSLGFVLPATYAMTPDEILRKSDEARGNADGIEWEIAMDSIESGREQQRTLKVSARSFNSLAEFLAPANVKGQKMLMVDRNMWFAKPGLSKAVPISPRQKLLGGAANGDIASTNYAGDYKISHVSDGMANKESCYLFDLTAIDKKATYDSIKYWISKERLVGVKAEFYTVSGKMFKTAIFEYNNSISVEGEARPFISRMLITSAIIKEDVTTMNFRKVSFRKIPDSMFNLNLLVK